A window of the Phragmites australis chromosome 20, lpPhrAust1.1, whole genome shotgun sequence genome harbors these coding sequences:
- the LOC133901294 gene encoding uncharacterized protein LOC133901294: MEFASRGPDTAAAADDDGRRFPEPPPHEDAMLVIRDALLSQLQKDRLRQEIIVAELAKIEQAMALCSTPHHGIVTADAERAKPVSFAQAVALRSASASHHAIASADAEQATLVPFPVTDEQFMQHSRGAVGPEHCVGVDEIHDMKNHGVHRGGELKSEKPAMEDLVSKCLKTSGSTSTGKAVVQNNAALDECKIQESNEAILPKKTSPSVKWSCAICQVEAPSEGHIQQHFAGQKHRSTVATLVSRNNAMGLKAKATAEKSRNARQYAEKPRPKWVCRFCQSNCTCKSDLENHQKGKRHKAKIQALLEECENITKNYALWEAKSDPNTVQQNSENPASAWNCSLCQAKCTCQSDLENHLRGKRHQLNFLVLQVESMQYENVPRRKIEDLLRDRKNAKSNNLKTAKKLPSDGSNSKGASSDMEVQGTLYFCKLCNLQCNSKNTLAEHRKGKKHSEKVEKRMLMSFCEICIIQCNSEKNARPPSYWEEASGKAQ, translated from the exons ATGGAGTTCGCCAGCCGAGGCCCAgacaccgccgccgcggccgacgACGACGGCCGCCGCTTCCCTGAGCCTCCGCCGCACG AAGACGCGATGCTGGTGATTCGGGACGCACTGCTGTCACAGCTCCAAAAGGATCGCCTTCGCCAGGAGATCATCGTGGCCGAACTCGCCAAGATAGAGCAAGCCATGGCCCTGTGCTCTACTCCCCATCATGGCATTGTCACTGCCGATGCGGAACGGGCAAAGCCGGTGTCCTTCGCTCAAGCCGTGGCCCTGCGCTCCGCCTCCGCTTCCCACCATGCCATTGCCTCTGCAGATGCCGAACAGGCTACGCTGGTGCCCTTCCCCGTAACTGATGAGCAGTTCATGCAGCATAGCAGAGGGGCGGTTGGTCCTGAACACTGCGTCGGCGTCGATGAGATCCATGATATGAAGAACCATGGGGTGCACCGGGGTGGAGAACTGAAGTCCGAGAAGCCTGCCATGGAAGATCTCGTCAGTAAATGCTTGAAAACTTCTGGTAGTACTAGTACTGGTAAGGCGGTAGTTCAGAATAATGCAGCACTTGATGAGTGCAAAATACAAGAATCTAATGAG GCTATACTGCCGAAAAAGACGTCGCCTTCAGTGAAATGGAGTTGTGCCATCTGCCAGGTAGAAGCACCCAGTGAGGGACACATACAACAGCATTTTGCAGGGCAGAAGCACCGGTCAACTGTAGCAACTTTGGTGTCGAGAAACAATGCCATGGGTCTGAAGGCCAAAGCAACAGCAGAGAAATCAAGAAATGCGAGGCAGTATGCAGAGAAGCCACGTCCAAAATGGGTGTGCAGATTCTGCCAATCTAACTGCACATGCAAATCAGACCTGGAGAACCACCAGAAAGGCAAAAGACACAAGGCAAAGATCCAAGCCCTGCTGGAAGAATGCGAAAACATTACAAAGAATTATGCGTTGTGGGAAGCGAAATCGGATCCAAATACTGTGCAACAAAATTCAGAGAACCCAGCTTCAGCGTGGAATTGCAGCCTTTGCCAAGCTAAGTGCACTTGTCAATCAGACTTGGAGAACCACCTTAGAGGCAAGAGACACCAACTGAATTTTCTGGTTCTACAGGTAGAATCCATGCAATATGAGAACGTTCCACGACGGAAGATAGAAGATCTACTGAGAGATCGCAAGAATGCGAAATCGAACAATCTGAAGACGGCGAAGAAACTACCTTCAGATGGTTCTAACAGCAAGGGTGCAAGCTCAGATATGGAAGTACAGGGGACATTGTATTTTTGCAAGCTCTGTAATTTGCAGTGCAACAGCAAGAATACACTTGCGGAACATCGCAAGGGGAAGAAGCACTCCGAGAAGGTGGAGAAACGGATGTTGATGAGTTTTTGCGAGATCTGCATTATTCAGTGCAACAGCGAAAAAAATGCTCGCCCACCATCGTACTGGGAAGAAGCATCTGGCAAAGCTCAGTGA
- the LOC133901883 gene encoding hydroxycinnamoyltransferase 4-like → MAVEVVKSELVAPSEPTPRRALWLSNLDLAARNGYTPTVYFFRRPEVGGDRPQPDFFSADVLRAALAGALVPFYPFAGRLGAGRDGRAEIDCNAEGALFVVARSSAALDEFEGFAPSTAMCDLFVPTYDSAGPGAPLLMLQVTFFRCGGVALGTAMHHFVIDGRSAFNFIRTWASIASGTAGAAVPPSLERTPLRARPLPSVLFDHTHEYGSHASGPTAAAAGGKAEYANAILRVTGAQAAALRARAGAAPRVSTFRALVAHVWRCACAARALAPDAESRLYTMVDMRARLSPPLPEAYFGNAVVRTSVSARVGDLLGGPLGFAARRLRAATGHGDEYARSLVDYLEAADMGALPRGRLPSTDLRVISWLGMPSHDADFGWGEPALLAPALMYYTGFVYLLSCPGKDGGVAVAVALEPERMERFKELFFEELAEVTE, encoded by the exons ATGGCCGTTGAGGTCGTCAAGTCGGAGCTGGTCGCGCCGAGCGAGCCCACGCCGCGGCGCGCGCTCTGGCTGTCCAACCTCGACCTCGCCGCGCGGAACGGCTACACACCGACGGTCTACTTCTTCCGCCGCCCCGAAGTCGGCGGCGACCGGCCGCAGCCGGACTTCTTCTCGGCCGACGTCCTGCGTGCGGCGCTGGCCGGCGCGCTGGTCCCGTTCTACCCCTTCGCAGGTCGGCTCGGCGCGGGCCGCGACGGGCGCGCCGAGATCGACTGCAACGCCGAGGGCGCGCTCTTCGTCGTTGCTCGGTCCTCGGCCGCGCTCGACGAATTCGAGGGCTTCGCGCCGTCCACGGCGATGTGCGACTTGTTCGTGCCGACGTACGACTCCGCCGGCCCCGGCGCGCCGCTGCTCATGCTTCAG GTCACCTTTTTCCGGTGCGGCGGCGTGGCGCTCGGCACGGCCATGCACCACTTCGTCATCGACGGTCGCAGCGCCTTCAACTTCATCCGGACGTGGGCCAGCATAGCCAGCGGCACGGCCGGCGCTGCCGTGCCACCGTCCCTCGAGCGCACGCCGCTCCGCGCGCGCCCTCTGCCGAGCGTCCTCTTCGACCACACCCACGAGTACGGCAGCCACGCTTCCGGACCCActgccgcggcggccggcggcaagGCGGAGTATGCCAACGCCATCCTCCGCGTGACGGGCGCGCAGGCCGCCGCGCTCCGCGCGCGCGCGGGCGCGGCTCCGCGGGTGTCCACCTTCCGCGCGCTGGTGGCCCACGTCTGGCGCTGCGCGTGCGCGGCGCGCGCGCTGGCTCCCGACGCCGAGTCCCGGCTCTACACGATGGTCGACATGCGCGCCCGCCTCTCCCCGCCACTGCCCGAGGCCTACTTCGGCAACGCGGTGGTGCGCACCTCGGTATCCGCCAGGGTCGGCGACCTCCTGGGCGGCCCGCTCGGGTTCGCGGCCCGGCGGCTCCGCGCGGCAACGGGGCACGGCGACGAGTACGCGCGGTCGCTGGTGGACTACCTGGAGGCGGCGGACATGGGTGCGCTGCCGCGGGGCAGGCTCCCCAGCACGGACCTGCGAGTCATCAGCTGGCTGGGGATGCCTTCGCACGATGCTGACTTCGGGTGGGGCGAGCCGGCGCTGCTGGCGCCGGCGCTCATGTACTACACGGGGTTCGTGTACCTGCTGAGCTGCCCTGGCAAGGACGGCGGCGTCGCGGTGGCCGTGGCGCTGGAGCCCGAGCGCATGGAGCGGTTCAAGGAGCTCTTCTTCGAGGAGCTGGCTGAAGTGACCGAGTGA